The proteins below come from a single Chiloscyllium punctatum isolate Juve2018m chromosome 18, sChiPun1.3, whole genome shotgun sequence genomic window:
- the LOC140489127 gene encoding uncharacterized protein gives MKTLLFLALLGLFAVCQCRHLGHAVVRRSAESNSREWGRNGGNSDNSDEYGKAYGNGYNGYGYGYGNGYDNGYDSGYDNGYGNGHDNGYDSEYDNGYGNGHDNGYDGGYNTYDNGYDNGYGNGDENGYENGHEEESSDSDDSDSNEANGNGDWNGNGHGAGNGHKNEVGYENGHWDGYGNGKGHGNGGGNGYGNGHRNGDRNGYGNGNGNGFRNGNGNGGRNGNGHGVGNGNGNGNGDKNGNGNGHWNGNGNGDRNGNGNGHGNGNGNGDKNGNGNGHGNGNGNGDKNGNGNGHGNGNGNGDKNGNGNGHGNGNGNGDGNGNGKRNGNGLSIGDAKGYQNGHGKGAGNGNGNGGAGADDSSDSSDSSSSSESSDSSDSSDSSSSSDSSDSSDSSDSSDSDDSSDSDDSSDSSDSSDSSDSDDSSDSSDSSDSSDSDDSSDSSDSSDSSDSDDSSDSSDSSDSSDSDDSSDSSDSSDSDDSSDSSDSDDSSDSSDSDDSSDSDDSSDSSDSSDSSDSSDSDDSSDSSDSDDSSDSSDSDDSSESNDSSDSDDSSDSSDSDDSSDSSDSDDSSDSDDSSDSDDSSDSDDSSDSSDSDDSSDSGDSDSSDDSSDSKDSSDSSDSSDSDDSSDSSDSDDSSDSSDSDDSSDSSDSSDSSDSNGNSNSGKSAKKSNKKN, from the exons atgAAGACGTTACTCTTCCTTGCCCTGCTTGGTCTGTTCGCTGTGTGTCAATGTCGAC ACCTTGGACATGCTGTGGTTCGGCGCAGTGCCGAAAGCAACAGCCGCGAATGGGGCAGAAATGGTGGCAACAGTGACAACAGCGATGAGTATGGCAAAGCATACGGTAATGGGTACAATGGGTACGGCTATGGGTACGGCAATGGCTATGACAACGGCTACGACAGTGGCTATGATAATGGATACGGCAATGGACATGACAATGGCTACGACAGTGAATACGATAATGGATACGGTAATGGACATGACAATGGCTATGACGGCGGTTATAACACATATGATAATGGTTATGACAACGGTTACGGCAATGGTGATGAGAATGGTTATGAGAACGGACACGAAGAAGAAAGCAGCGACAGTGATGACAGTGACAGCAATG AGGCCAACGGAAATGGTGATTGGAATGGAAATGGCCATGGGGCTGGGAACGGGCACAAGAATGAAGTTGGATATGAGAATGGACATTGGGACGGATACGGAAATGGGAAAGGACATGGGAATGGAGGTGGTAACGGATATGGGAATGGGCACAGAAATGGAGACAGGAATGGATACGGGAACGGCAATGGTAATGGATTCAGGAATGGAAATGGGAATGGAGGCAGGAATGGCAATGGACATGGTGTTGGAAATGGGAATGGAAATGGGAATGGAGACAAAAATGGAAATGGGAATGGACACTGGAATGGAAATGGGAATGGAGACAGGAATGGAAACGGGAATGGGCACGGGAATGGAAATGGAAATGGAGACAAGAATGGAAATGGGAATGGACATGGGAATGGAAATGGGAATGGAGACAAGAATGGAAACGGGAATGGGCACGGGAATGGAAATGGAAATGGAGACAAGAATGGAAACGGAAATGGACACGGGAATGGAAACGGTAATGGAGATGGAAacggaaatgggaaaagaaatgGGAATGGACTCAGCATCGGAGATGCCAAGGGATACCAGAATGGTCATGGAAAAGGAGCCGGAAATGGCAATGGGAATGGAG GTGCTGGAGCTGATGATTCCAGtgactccagtgattccagtAGTTCTAGCGAATCCAGTGACTCCAGCGACAGCAGTGATTCCAGTAGTTCTAGTGATAGTAGTGACTCCAGCGACTCAAGTGATAGCAGTGACAGTGATGACTCCAGTGACTCTGATGATTCCAGTGACTCCAGTGATTCtagtgactccagtgactctgaTGATTCCAGTGACTCCAGTGATTCtagtgactccagtgactctgaTGATTCCAGTGACTCCAGTGATTCtagtgactccagtgactctgaTGATTCCAGTGACTCCAGTGATTCtagtgactccagtgactctgatgactccagtgattctagtgactccagtgactctgaTGACTCCAGTGATTCTAGTGACTCTGATGATTCcagtgactccagtgactctgaTGATTCCAGTGACTCTGATGATTCCAGTGACTCCAGCGATTCCAGTGACTCCAGCGATTCTAGTGACTCTGATGACTCCAGCGATTCCAGCGACTCTGATGACTCCAGCGATTCTAGTGACTCCGATGACTCCAGCGAGTCCAATGACTCCAGTGACTCTGatgactccagtgattccagtGACTCTGatgactccagtgattccagtGACTCTGATGACTCCAGTGACTCTGATGACTCCAGCGACTCTGATGACTCCAGTGATTCCGatgactccagtgattccagtGACTCAGATGATTCAAGTGACTCCGGTGATTCCGACAGCTCCGATGACTCTAGTGACTCCAAAGATTCCAGTGACTCAAGTGATTCCAGTGATTCAGatgactccagtgattccagtGACTCAGatgactccagtgattccagtGACTCAGatgactccagtgattccagtgactccagtgattccagtGACTCCAACGGAAACAGTAATTCTG